A region of the Haematobia irritans isolate KBUSLIRL chromosome 5, ASM5000362v1, whole genome shotgun sequence genome:
gacgctaacaatcatgccagaattggtccgtatcggtctatagttatatatagccgatccccaaaaataatctaccaaaattttattactatagaaaattttgtcaaaattttattactacagataattttgtcaaaattttattactataaaaaattttgtcaaaattttattactacagataattttgtcaaaattttattactatagaaaatgttgtcaaaattttattactatagactattttgtcaacattttatttctatagaaaattttgtcaaaattttattactatagaaaattttgtccaaattttattactatacaaaattttgtcaaaattttatttctatagaaaaatttgtcaaaattttattgctatcgaaaattttgtcaaaaatatatttctgtagaaaattttgtcaaaattttatttctatagaaaattttgccaaactgaattatatacgtatttaatcagcctttttataccctccatcataggatgggggtatattaactttgtcattccgtttgtaacacatcgaaatattgctctaagaccccataaagtatatattctgggtcgtggtgaaattctgagtcgatctaagcatgtccgtccgtccgtccgtctgttgaaatcatgctaacttccgaacgaaacaagctatcgacttgaaacttggcacaagtagttgttatcgatgtaggtcggatggtattgaaaatgggccatatcggtccacttttacgtatagcccccatataaagggaccctcagatttggcttgtggagcctctaacagaagcatatttcatccgatccggctgaaatttggtatatggtgttggtatatggtctctaacaaccatgcaaaaattggtccacatcggtccataattatatatagcccccatataaaccgatccccagatttagcttgtggagcctaaaagagaagcaaatatcatccgatccggctgaaatttggtacatggtgttggtatatggtctctaataaccgtgcaaaaattggtccatatcggttcataattatatatagcccccatataaaccgatccccatctttggcttgtggagcctctaagagaagcatatttcatccgatccggctgaaatttggtacatggtgttggtatatggtctctaccaaccatgcaaaaattgacccatatcagtccataattatatatagcccccatataaaccgatccccagctttggcttgtggagcctctaagagaagcaaatttcatccaatccggttgtaatttggaacatggtgtaagtatatatatatgatctttaacaaccgtgccagaattggtccatatcggtccataattatatatagcccccatataaaacgttctccagatttgacctccgtagcctcttggaggagcgaaattcatccgatccggttcaaattaggaacgtggtgttagtatatggtcgctaacaaccataccaaaattggtccaatcacacaaaaattggtccatatcggttcataattaaaattttatttctgtagaaatttttgtcaacattttctttctatagaaaatgttgtcaaaattttaatttctatagaaaattttgtgaaaattttatttctatagaaaattttgttaaaattttatttatttattggattGATCTTTTTtgatgtaatatataccacgtatggacttgcttacaatttagaagatggtgttaggaggttttaagataccttgccatcggcaagcgttaccgcaacttaagtaattcgattctggatggcagtgtttagaagaagtttctacgcaatcgatgatggagggtacataagcttcggcctggccgaacttacggccgtatatacttgtttcgtttaatatataccccgtatggactaaaggttgatacggtcaaaatttggccaatataaacttgacgtatttctttcaattttgcatttaacaaacctgaacacccctcattttgaaggtgtgtgtgtgtagaatgttgcgaaaatccgagcgccacgcacgcaaagctggcaaaatcgctaaaagttgccaaatcaaccgttacaaatgtaattaaagtgtttggggaacgtttgtcgacagccaggaagtctggatcggggggaaatcgaaaaccggaagccgctgagacgacaaagagagttgccggtagtttcaagcgaaaccctaacctctctctccgagatgccgcaaataagctgggtgtatcgtatacaaccgtgcatcgagccaaaaaacgagccggactatcgacttacaagaaggtagtgactccaaatcgcgatgataaacaaaatacgacggccaaagcgcgatcccgaaggctgtacacgacgatgctgacgaagtttgactgcgtggtaatggacgacgaaacctacgtcaaagccgactacaaccaGCTTcctggacaggagttttatacggcaaaaggaaggggaaaggtagcagatattttcaagcacataaaactgtcaaagttcgcaaagaaatatctggtttggccagccatctgtacctgtggcttgaaaagcagaattttcatagcttccgggactgtcaaccaagaaatttacgtgaaagaatgtttgaataaacgtctgctgccattcctgaagaaacacggttgttccgtactgttttggccggattttgcatcttgccattacggtaaaaaggccatggagtggtacgccgccaacaacgtgcaggtggttcccaaggacaagaaccctcccaacacgccagagctccgcccaattgagaaatactgggctattgtcaagcggaacctaatgaagaccaaaaaactgctaaggacgagcagcagttcaaggcaaactggctttctgcggcgaagaaggtggacaaggtgtctgtacgaaatctgatggcaggtgtcaagcgtgaggcccggcaattcggatttggaaaagcgaaagcctaattgaatatttttcctgaattttatactaattgaacttgaaaaagaaatttaatttgattttttaaataaacgatttcaccgatttacacgcgttttcccttggccaaattttgaccgtatcaccctttaacttacaattgagaagacggtgttaagaagttttaagataccttgccagcagcaagtgttaccgcaacccaattaattcgattgtggatgacaggctttagtacaagtttctatgcaatccatggtggagggtacataagattcggcctggccgaacatacgggtgtatatacttgtttttaatgtaCATTTGGTGAGAtgtaacttttcttatgtattttgatctgctgaattcgaaaaaaataattttttaatttttttttatggaacatttttttgagatatcccgttatttttagtttttcgctcttttttcaccaaACGAATTATATATCGAGTTAGAAATGCATTGAGATGAAAGGTATTGAGAAGAcaaataatcgtgtataattggatctgtgataagttaagtggttcactgtaaaacataaaaatttgccctttttacagcttttttcttcatgttctATCAAAGATCTTTTAAAACGTtttaacgacaatttaaatttccaaatttatactcgacttccagtagaaataaaacattgacttttaagtaaaaactttctaagaaaaaaccgcttgcgtattttaaggacacgacagtattttttgagtgtaatattGTGTGAATTTTGTATCCTAAAATAAtacatccaaattttaatttaataaaaactaatttaataGTTCTTCTGTGTATAtttctttttacaaaaattaaacgctgtatataaacaaatagtaattttatttacttcaaagttacaatgtacaaaatattaatatatcctgctattattattttcaatgaATTTATGGGATTCTCCCATTGAGATTTGGCTTGTTACTTCCGTATTACAAATTCTTCATACGATTTACTGTTGAATTTTTCTATGTGTCCTACATCTACCACTTCATtgcattataatttatttggaGATTATGTCTTCGTGCCTATGACGAATCAGGAGAACTCTTCAATATCCGGAAGCATGATTCTAAAGATAATGGTAAAACAGTAATGATCACATCTCCATTTCGCTTAAAGTAGACGCGATATTTCCGATCCTTGACATTGAAACATCTTTTAGTTCGATGCTGATGTGGTCGATCGGTTTTAAGGATTGGTACAATCTGTTCCTCCAACTGATgtagaatatcttcatctatggTTTCTCTGCATATAAACGGTTTTCCAGCCAAAAGTTGTTTGGGTTGATGGGAGTTAATAGATTCCTTTACGGATTCCATTTCATCAGATGATATATCAGATAAATGGCTGATAATTTCTGTGGTACAATTTTCTGACGGAGGCGATATGGTGACTATCAATTCACCATTTCTTTTATGGAATACTCGATATTTCCGATTCCTAATAATGAAAAGCTTTTTCGTTCGATTATTATGTAGTGGAATTTTAATCATTTGTGCAACGTGGTCGTCTAACTCACGTCGAACATCCTcttctaaaatttctttacataAAAATGGTATTCCAGCTAAAAGTTGCTTGGGATGATTCAAAGTATTAGATTCTGTGAATGATTCCATTTCATCAGATGATATATCAGATATATTGCCAATATTCTCAAGGTCAACATTCATAGACGAAGAATGTGGATCACCTTTTAGTAGTTTGGATTGATCGGAATTTTTATAGTCCATGATGGAGTCCACTTCATAATCGGATATATCAGATAAATTTGCGGCGTTCTCGAGATCAACATCCGTCGTTGATGGTAACGCAGTTATTATCAAGTCCCCGCTCCTTTTAACGTATACACGATATCTCCTATCTGCGACATGGAAAAGTCTTTTAGTACCATAGTTGTGGGTAAGTGTTGAAAGCATGAGTGCAACTTGTTTCTCCAGCTCACACTGAATATTGCTTGGTAGAATTCCGATGCAAACAAATGGTCTACCGGCCATTAAATTTGTAGATGGATCTGTTGTAGCATCTTCGGTTTCCAATACTTCAGGGTTTTCTTCCTTTTGGagtttagattttatttccaacgaTATATTGTCTGGAACAAAACTTTGAACATTATCTTTCGATAGATTATGGGACACACAAGGCAATGAGGCTTGTAAATGATTCGATGGTATATCAGAGACAACTGTTTGTTTAACGAGACCAATTTCTTTTGATCGAGGCAAGATGCGAACTATCAAATCTCCATTACGTTTAAAAATAAGACGGTATTTCTGGTCTTTGATTTCGAATTGTCTGTTGACACGTTTGCGGTGTGGATCCGATTTCAACATTTCCACAACTTGTCTATCCAAGTAACTCCGAACATCTTCTTCTAGGACATGGTCACATATAAACGGTTTACCGGCCAAAAGTTGTCTTCCACTTTGAATATTCCTTGACGGTATTTCGTTGCAATCAAATGCTCTGCTGGTCATTAAATTTGCAGGTGGATCATTTGTAGCATCGTCGCTGTCCATTATTTCAGATGAGTTTCCTTTATTTTGGATTTCGGATTTTAATCCCATAGGTATATTGCCTTGCAAATTTCCTCGAGCAGTATCTTCCAATAGCTCATGGGACACACGCGACAATGGGGCTAATGACTGAATAGCTGAACCTGATTTTATATCGGCAGTTGTCGATTCTAAATGATCCGATGATATACCAGAGACAACTGTTTCTTTAACGAGACCAATTTCTTTTGATCGAGGCAAGATGCGAACTATCAAATCTCCATTACGTTTAAAAATAAGACGGTATTTCTGGTCTTTGATTTCGAATTGTCTGTTGACACGTTTGCGGTGTGGATCCGATTTCAACATTTCCACAACTTGTCTATCCAAGTAACTCCGAACATCTTCTTCTAGGACATGGTCACATATAAACGGTTTACCGGCCAAAAGTTGTCTTCCACTTTGAATATTCCTTGACGGTATTTCGTTGCAATCAAATGCTCTACTGGTCATTAAATTTGCAGGTGGTTCAGTTGTAGCATCTTCGGTCTCCATTATTTCAGATGAGTTCCCTTCGTTTTGGATTTCGGATTTTATTCCCAATATTGTATTGCCTTGCAAATTTCCTCGAACATTATCTTCTAATAGCTTATGGGACACGCACGACAATCGGGCTAATGAATGCATAGCTGAACCTGATTGTATATCCTCAGTTTCCGACTCAGAGGCATCTGTTTCTTTAGCGAGACCAATTTCTTTTGATTGAGGTAATACGCGAACAATCAAATCTCCGTTACGTTTAAATATAAGACGGTATTTCTTGTCTTTGATCTCAAATTGTCTGTTGACACGTTTGCGATGTGGATCCGATTTCAACATTTCCACAACTTGTCTATCCAAGTAACTCCGAACATCTTCTTCTAGGACATGATCACATATAAACGGTTTACCGGCCAAAAGTTGTCTTCCACTTTGAATATTCCTTGACGGTATTTCGTTGCAATCAAATGCTTTACTGGTCATTAAATTTGCAGGTGGTTCAGTTGTAGCATCTTCGGTCTCCATTATTTCAGATGAGTTCCCTTCGTTTTGGATTTCGGATTttattcccaatattttattgcctTGCAAATTACCTCGAACATTATCTTCTAATAGCTTATGGGACACGCACGACAATCGGGCTAATGAATGCATAGCTGAACCTGATTGTATATCCTCAGTTTCCGACTCAGAGGCATCTGTTTCTTTAGCGAGACCAATTTCTTTTGATTGAGGTAATACGCGAACAATCAAATCTCCGTTACGTTTAAATATAAGACGGTATTTCTTGTCTTTGATCTCAAATTGTCTGTTGACACGTTTGCGATGTGGATCCGATTTCAACATTCCCACAACTTGTCTATCCAAGTATTTCCGAACATCTTCTTCTAGGACATGGTCACATATAAACGGTTTACCTGCCAAAAGTTGTCGGGGTGTTGTAGAAAATTCAGAAAATGTAGACTTTGTTCCACACGATGATAGATCTGACATTTCGTCTCCGAGATTATGGCGCAAAGATATTTCGTCTTCGAGATTATGGAAATTCGTAGAATCTTGTAATCTTATATCTTTTTCTACTGACTCGAAACTGCCAGGTGATGATGTAGCTGATGTTATTTTTTCGttacaaacttcttttggctgagGCAAAACCAGGACAATCAAATCTCCattacgtttgaaaaatacatcATATTTCTTGTCGTTGATCCGGAATTGTTTTTTAACACGTATGCGATGTGGATCAGTTTTTAATATTTCCGTAACTTGCCTATCCAAGTAATTCCGAACATCTTCTTCTAAGACATGGTTACATATAAACGGTTTACCAGCCAAAAGTTGTGGAGGTTTAGTAGATCTTTCCGACACGTGTGATTGTGGTCCAACTTGATCTTTAAATGCGTTGGTATGTTCTAAGGATTTTCCAGTCAATGAATGCGAAGAAGATTTGGTCTGTCTATCTTCTGTTTCCACCTCTATACTATCCGATGATATATTGGAAGCATTTACTTCTTTATCGGGTATTGAATTCAAAACGTTGTCGTCAATGGCAAAGGAGTTTTCTATCAATGAACGGGGAGAACATTCTGGTTGTATCTCTTCGGATGTTATATTAgacgaatttattttcttatcgataaaaatttcttttgtctgaGGCGAAACTTGGACTACCAATCCTCCATTACGTAGAAAAAGTATCCGATATTTCTTGTCATTGATATCGAATTTTCTTTTAAGACGTCTACGATGCGgatttgttttcaatatttctgtAACTTCTTTATCCAAATAGCTACGAACATCTTCTTCTATGATTTGGTCACATAAAAATAGTTTACCACCTAAAAGTTGTGAGGGTTTGACAGGCATTTTCGAAGTGTTCGATTTTGTTCCATCTTGGgacccattttcgtcaaattcgtTACTATGTGCCATTGGTTGTGCGATAAATGAACGGCTAGAAGTTTTTGTTTCCAAATCCATACGATCGGAAGGTATATCAGGCGAATTTACTTCTTTATCAACACAATTGTCTTCAAcacatttgaagaaaatgtcTTCAAATGCGTTATTATGTACAACGGGGTTTTCGATCAATGAGTGGGAAGAAGGTTTTGGTTGTATATCTTTCGTTTCTAAATCCATACGATCGGATGATATATCAGGCAAATTTACTTCTTTATCAatacaaatttcttttgtcAGAGGCGAAACTTGGACTACCAATCCTCCATTACGTAGAAAAAGTATCCGATATTTCTTGTCATTGATATCGAATTTTCTTTTAAGACGTCTACGATGCGgatttgttttcaatatttctgtAACTTCTTTATCCAAATAGCTACGAACACCTTCTTCTATGATTTGGTCACATAAAAATGGTTTACCACCTAAAAGTTGTGAGGGTTTGACAGGCATTTTCGAAGTGTTCGATTTTGTTCCATCTTGGgacccattttcgtcaaattcgtTACTATGTGCCATTGGTTGTGCGATAAATGAACGGCTAGAAGTTTTTGTTTCCAAATCCATACGATCGGAAGGTATATCAGGCGAATTTACTTCTTTATCAACACAATTGTCTTCAAcacatttgaagaaaatgtcTTCAAATGCGTTATTATGTACAACGGGGTTTTCGATCAATGAATGGGAAGAAGGTTTTGGTTGTATATCTTTCGTTTCTAAATCCATACGATCGGATGATATGTCACGCGGATTTACTTCTTTATCAatacaaatttcttttgtttgagTCGAAACTTGGACTGCCAATCCCCCATTGCGCTGAAAAAGTATCCGATATTTCTTGTCATTGATATCGAATTTTCTTTTAAGACGTTTTCGATGCGgatttgttttcaatatttcctTGACTTGCTTATCCAAATAGCTACGAACATCTTCTTCTATGATTTGGTCACATAAAAATGGTTTACCACCTAAAAGTTGTGAGGGTTTGACAGGCATTTTCGTAGTGTTCGATTTTGTTCCATCATGGGACCCATTTTCTTTAAATGTGTTACTATGTACAACGGGGTTTTCGATCAATGAGTGGGCAGACGGTTGTGGTTTTATATTTTTCGTTTCCAAATCCATACGATCGGATGATATATCACGCGAATTTACTTCTTTTTCCATACAAAGTTCTTTTGTCTGTGGTGAAACTTGGACTACCAATCCTCCATTGCGTTGAAAAAGTATCCGATATTTCTTGTCATTAATATCGAATTTTCTTTTAAGGCGTTTCCGATGCGGATCTGTTTTCAATATTTCCGACACTTGCTTATCCAAATAGCTACGAATATCTTCTTCTAAGAATTGGTCACATACAAATGGTTTACCTCCCAAAAGTTGTATTGGTGCTGCAGACACTTGTGCTGGTCCTTTCGATATCTCATCATCATTCGATGACTTACTATCCATTTCTCGACTACCTTCAGTCGAATCAGACACAGGTTGCTTTATAATTATTAAATCTCCGCTGCGCTTAATGTATACTTTGTACTTGCTATCTTTTATTATAAACTCTTTACAAATTCGTCTACGGTACGTTCGAGTTGCCAGAATATGGAGAATATGGGGTTCTAATTCGCGTCGAATATCATCGGTTAGGAAAATATTAGATATATATCTTTTACCGGCCATCAATGAGCAATTGGATTGGAAATTTGGTTTCATTTGAGAAAAGGTAAACGATTTATTATCTACTGAAATTAAACGTTTGTAGCTTTTTGGTTCGCGATGGATTGACATTACAGATGGAACTATATGGGTTTCTGCAAACTCTGTAGTAATTGGTGTTTGATTGACCTTTCTCCTGGTGGTTCCTGTATGGCGATCACAATATGGATCCGATTTTATTCTACCCATTAAGGATATTTCTCGCGAGTTAAATGAGGCATCGGAGTTAGATTGCAAGCTTATGTTTGACGTACTGGATGTTTCTGGCaatgatggaattttatttctgtagctacTACTTTTAACAGCTCTGTAGTCctgatcgtcatcatcatcgctGGATATGAAAATGTGATCGTCCTCTATGATGCGTTCACGCTTAAACTGCAATATTTGAAATCcgcttaattttttcatattttcataatGTGATGGTGGCACTACTAAGGGACAGCGATTTTCctcgaccagactcctcaattccgAGCATGATTTCTTTATTGTGCTGTCCTGCTCCAAAACGCtcgtttctttattttcttttttcaaatacggATTAAATcggtttgaaatatttttgtgtgccaTTTTGAGCATGAGGTAAGTTATATCGACGAATTCTGCAAaagataaattattaaagagctGTTACATTGGTTTGCTATTAGAAAATAGTCGAACATTTACTTTACTACTTTTGGCCATATCGATCTTATGTAATCTTAAAAATCGATgattatagatcgatatgggccaatttttgtataaacttttttgaCACTCCAGAAGTCCAATCTAGCGATAGGACCATATGGGGACAATAGTTATTAAGGACttatattaaacaatttttgctTGTTTGCTTGAGgagaagacatttttgcaatgaaCACAAATTgtttcttcaaactacgaagATTTCttcaacaagtaagtaaagtctaaagtcgggccgggAAATTTTAACCTACGGTGGTCATATGTAAATCGTATAAAatacatatatggaagctatatctaaatctgaaccgattacaaccaaattcggtacactgttagaaaaatatgtttttcatatgttccgatataaacaaaatgtgtttcgggcacaatttttaaacacaatatatttaagtgccaacatgtaatgttcctaaactaacactaaatgtttgggacacatatgttaatgtgttaaaatatattatgtttggggcatgaatgtttcataaaaataatatgtgtgaatgtaaacatatataaatttacaaatttcgagtaaacatatatatgtttacaatttctgtgaaacggttgtttcggaaaactgctttatgataaggccaaaaattgatATGCtttagtctaaatattatttaatttgaatattaaaatgagtattcggagtaaagagtatAGACATTcagaaccaagagcatagagatttgaaaaaaaaacagcatgtgttttcgccttgagaggagaattttatgtatgtgtggacaagtgttttgtttatcattttggcattatggacacacagtttttaacggccttaaaggtaaaaatgaaattaagtacaaaagttttaaaggcatttaaaatggtattaaatgctaataaaaaacggttcacgccaaaataaatttatgtgtacattataaaattatttatgtatgtgtatagtttttgattttcttcaaaaatttcaaacttttataccaaaaacagttttttgttataaaattgttatttttgcaaagaaatagtaatattttattcaaaagccatttcgtttatatcaagcactgtttctgactgtaaatctttaataacccacttttcgaagtttcattataaaaatttaatatagtataaatgtctaaattacaaaaaaaaatggttcggtcggagtaggaattgaacccacgaccctgtgcatgcaaggcagacatgctaaccactactCCACGTGgctaacaaatgtatgtttcgtttaaataatgttatgtttgcatgggcttgtgggcgctgcaaactatgctatataaatgtaacttataacgataattgtatactggtgactataactgttacgtagcccagtggatagtgtgttggcttacaaaatgtatggtcctcggttcgattctcccgtcaggcgaaaggtaaaacttaaaaaaattataaaattgaataatttcttcaacattatttgtattacagaaaaagataccaagaactaaaaatttcgtggaagtgaaaattatgttagggaatgagcacaatcttctttggggaaaattcttccaagcatataatatttttgggctcaaaatgcttccaaacatataatatgttcacataaaacaaacatattaatggttcggcggtatccaataatatatgtgcttcctgcaaaatatgtttggaacatatgttagagaagcgattttttttaaggtgtatgcatatttataatgttaattctacttcctgtgtaaaattttacgtaaatcggtataaaatattggcctctggggataggagtgtaaatcgggcgatacctctatataggagctatagctaatcctgaaccgatttcaatcaaacttgcCATACACAGTTAGAATGGgaaatctactctctgtgcgaaattccatttaaatcgaagtaaaactatggcctctgtggtcatataagtgcatatcgggtgaaagatatatatgggagctatatctaaatctgaaccgattatactgatattctgcaaaatttatgagactcacaaaatatttgaatatacgaaacttgaaGAAGatgggttgataaatacgtaatttatgaccagatcggttataaatgtatatggcagctatatcaaaatctgaactgatAAATCCAaaatgcacacaaaaatacatcaacagagagACGAACTGACAGACATCGCTCATcgactttaattttaatttaatatcggtatactaaaagatgggtctatgacggcTCCTTCTggccgttacatacaaatgcacaaacagtAGTGGTAAacgatataaaaataattatgcaaAAAATATTGAAGTAGAATGAAATATTACACAATCTTTGCGGCACGTTATTTACACATATTAAGGAAAATTATCaaataattaagaaatttttattaaaagaagttcataaatttaagtttatttttttttttaatttaggacaACAAATTTTGAATTGTGCGTCCTTCTTCCTATATtagtattagcctatatttgaggcATTTTTATCTTTATTCGAAAggttcaatatctcagttaaatGAAagattaactgagatatt
Encoded here:
- the LOC142238610 gene encoding uncharacterized protein LOC142238610, producing the protein MLKMAHKNISNRFNPYLKKENKETSVLEQDSTIKKSCSELRSLVEENRCPLVVPPSHYENMKKLSGFQILQFKRERIIEDDHIFISSDDDDDQDYRAVKSSSYRNKIPSLPETSSTSNISLQSNSDASFNSREISLMGRIKSDPYCDRHTGTTRRKVNQTPITTEFAETHIVPSVMSIHREPKSYKRLISVDNKSFTFSQMKPNFQSNCSLMAGKRYISNIFLTDDIRRELEPHILHILATRTYRRRICKEFIIKDSKYKVYIKRSGDLIIIKQPVSDSTEGSREMDSKSSNDDEISKGPAQVSAAPIQLLGGKPFVCDQFLEEDIRSYLDKQVSEILKTDPHRKRLKRKFDINDKKYRILFQRNGGLVVQVSPQTKELCMEKEVNSRDISSDRMDLETKNIKPQPSAHSLIENPVVHSNTFKENGSHDGTKSNTTKMPVKPSQLLGGKPFLCDQIIEEDVRSYLDKQVKEILKTNPHRKRLKRKFDINDKKYRILFQRNGGLAVQVSTQTKEICIDKEVNPRDISSDRMDLETKDIQPKPSSHSLIENPVVHNNAFEDIFFKCVEDNCVDKEVNSPDIPSDRMDLETKTSSRSFIAQPMAHSNEFDENGSQDGTKSNTSKMPVKPSQLLGGKPFLCDQIIEEGVRSYLDKEVTEILKTNPHRRRLKRKFDINDKKYRILFLRNGGLVVQVSPLTKEICIDKEVNLPDISSDRMDLETKDIQPKPSSHSLIENPVVHNNAFEDIFFKCVEDNCVDKEVNSPDIPSDRMDLETKTSSRSFIAQPMAHSNEFDENGSQDGTKSNTSKMPVKPSQLLGGKLFLCDQIIEEDVRSYLDKEVTEILKTNPHRRRLKRKFDINDKKYRILFLRNGGLVVQVSPQTKEIFIDKKINSSNITSEEIQPECSPRSLIENSFAIDDNVLNSIPDKEVNASNISSDSIEVETEDRQTKSSSHSLTGKSLEHTNAFKDQVGPQSHVSERSTKPPQLLAGKPFICNHVLEEDVRNYLDRQVTEILKTDPHRIRVKKQFRINDKKYDVFFKRNGDLIVLVLPQPKEVCNEKITSATSSPGSFESVEKDIRLQDSTNFHNLEDEISLRHNLGDEMSDLSSCGTKSTFSEFSTTPRQLLAGKPFICDHVLEEDVRKYLDRQVVGMLKSDPHRKRVNRQFEIKDKKYRLIFKRNGDLIVRVLPQSKEIGLAKETDASESETEDIQSGSAMHSLARLSCVSHKLLEDNVRGNLQGNKILGIKSEIQNEGNSSEIMETEDATTEPPANLMTSKAFDCNEIPSRNIQSGRQLLAGKPFICDHVLEEDVRSYLDRQVVEMLKSDPHRKRVNRQFEIKDKKYRLIFKRNGDLIVRVLPQSKEIGLAKETDASESETEDIQSGSAMHSLARLSCVSHKLLEDNVRGNLQGNTILGIKSEIQNEGNSSEIMETEDATTEPPANLMTSRAFDCNEIPSRNIQSGRQLLAGKPFICDHVLEEDVRSYLDRQVVEMLKSDPHRKRVNRQFEIKDQKYRLIFKRNGDLIVRILPRSKEIGLVKETVVSGISSDHLESTTADIKSGSAIQSLAPLSRVSHELLEDTARGNLQGNIPMGLKSEIQNKGNSSEIMDSDDATNDPPANLMTSRAFDCNEIPSRNIQSGRQLLAGKPFICDHVLEEDVRSYLDRQVVEMLKSDPHRKRVNRQFEIKDQKYRLIFKRNGDLIVRILPRSKEIGLVKQTVVSDIPSNHLQASLPCVSHNLSKDNVQSFVPDNISLEIKSKLQKEENPEVLETEDATTDPSTNLMAGRPFVCIGILPSNIQCELEKQVALMLSTLTHNYGTKRLFHVADRRYRVYVKRSGDLIITALPSTTDVDLENAANLSDISDYEVDSIMDYKNSDQSKLLKGDPHSSSMNVDLENIGNISDISSDEMESFTESNTLNHPKQLLAGIPFLCKEILEEDVRRELDDHVAQMIKIPLHNNRTKKLFIIRNRKYRVFHKRNGELIVTISPPSENCTTEIISHLSDISSDEMESVKESINSHQPKQLLAGKPFICRETIDEDILHQLEEQIVPILKTDRPHQHRTKRCFNVKDRKYRVYFKRNGDVIITVLPLSLESCFRILKSSPDSS